The nucleotide sequence GTCGGGCCGCTACGCCCATCTGCGCGATCAGCACCCCGCGCCGCTCGACCCCAACTTCACCGGTGTGGGGCGGACGTTGACCGGCGACGACGGTTCGTACCGCTTCACCACCATCAAGCCGGGCGCCTATCCGTGGCGCAACCACGAGAACGCGTGGCGCCCCGCGCATCTGCACTTCTCCGTCTTCGGCTCGGCGTTCACCCAGCGCCTGGTCACCCAGATGTACTTCCCCGGCGATCCGCTCTTCGTCCACGACCCGATCCTGCAGTCGGTGACGGACCCGTCGGCGCGGGGGCGGCTGGTCGCGGCGTACGACCACGCGCTGTCACAGCCGGAGTGGTCGCTGGGCTACCGCTGGGACATCGTGCTGGACGGGCCGTCCGCCACCTGGATCGAGGAGGGTCGCTGATGGCCGAGAGGCTCGTACCCGAGCAGGGGCTCGCGCCCGCACCCGCGCAGAAGCTCGCACCGACCCCGTCCCACACCGTGGGCCCCTTCTACGGCTACGCCCTGCCCTTCCCCGACGGCGGCGAGATGGCCCCCGCGGGCCACCCCGGCGCCATCACGCTCCACGGCTACGTCTACGACGGCGAGGGAGCGCCCGTCCCGGACGCGCTGATCGAGCTGTGGCAGGCCGGCCCGGACGGCTCCCTCACCGCCGCGGGCGGGTCCATGCGGCGCGACCCGGTGACCGGCGGCTACCTCGGGCGCAACGGCGTGGACTTCACCGGCTTCGGCCGGATCGCCACCGACGCGGACGGCCACTGGACGGCCCGTACGCTGCCGCCCGGCGCCCCGGCCGCGCCCGCCGCCCCGTACATCAGCGTGTGCGTCCTCGCCCGGGGGCTGCTGCACCACCTCTTCACCCGCGTGTACTTCCCCGGGAACGCGGAGGCCAACGCCGCCGACCCGCTGCTCGCCTCGCTGGATCCGGCGCGCCGCGAGACGCTGGTGGCGACGGCGGGATCCCTGCCGGGGACGTACCGCTTCGACATCCGTTTGCAGGGTGAAGGGGAGACGGTCTTCCTTGAGTTCCGGTAGTTCTCGTCCTTCGGACAGCCACGACGTGGGGCTGCTGTCCCCGGTGCGGGCCGGGTCGGCGGTGGAGACCGCCACGGGCGACACCGCGTTTGTGCAGGCCATGCTGGACGCGGAGGCCGCGCTGGCGCGAGTGGTCGCACCGGCCGGGGCGGCGGAGGCGGTGGCGGGCGCGGCCCGCGTCGAGCTGTACGACGTACGCGATCTGGCGCTGCGCGCCCGTTCCGGGGGTAACCCGGTCATTCCGCTGGTCGCCGATCTCACGGCGGCGGTGGCCCATACGGACGGCGAGGCCGCGCCGTATGTCCACCGGGGCGCGACCAGCCAGGACATCGTGGACACGGCCACGATGCTGGTGGCCGCCCGTGCGCTGCCGCTGATCGTGGCCGACCTGGACCGTACGGCGGCGGAGCTGGCGCGGCTCGCCGCCGCGCATCGCGACACCCCGATGCCCGGCCGTACCCTCACCCAGCACGCCGTGCCCACCACCTTCGGGCTGAAGGCGGCGGGCTGGCGGGCGCTGGTCCTGGACGCCCGTGACCGGCTGGCGGCCCTGCGGCCACCCGCCCAACTGGGCGGCGCGGCAGGCACGTTGGCCGCCTTCGCGGCGGGGGTCGAGCTGCTGGCGCGCTTCGCCGAGGCGACCGGGCTGGCCGAGCCCGACCTCCCGTGGCACACCCTGCGCACCCCCGTCGCCGACCTGGGCTCCGCGCTCGCCTTCACCGTGGGGGCGCTGGGGAAGGTGGCGGCGGATGTGCTGGTGCTCTCGCGGACGGAGATCGGCGAGGTGGCCGAGGGCGCGGGTGGCGGATCGTCCGCGATGCCGCACAAGTCGAACCCCGTGCGCGCCACGCTGATGGCCGCTGCCGCCCGTCAGGCACCGGGGCTCGCCGCGACCCTGCTGGGCGCGCTGGCCGCGGAGGACGAACGGCCGGGCGGGGCCTGGCACGCCGAGTGGCAGCCGCTACGGGAGCTGCTGCGGCTCGCGGGGGGCTCCGCCCGGGACGCGGCCGAGCTGACGTCCGGTCTGAAGGTGTTCCCCGACCGGATGGCCGACCATCTGCGGCTGACGGGCGGCTTGATCGTGAGCGAGCGGATCGCGGCCGAGCTTGCGGAGGTGGTCGGCCGCGCCCGTGCGAAGGAACTGCTGACCGAGGCGTCGCGGCACGTCGCGGAGGGGGGCGTGGGGCTGGCGGAGGCACTGGCGGGTGTGCTGCCGCCGGACCGTCTGCGCGAGCTGACGGACCCGGGCACGTACGTGGGTGCGGCCCCGGCCCTGGTCGACCGTGCGCTTGAGCGCGATGCGTAACACCCCCGGGCGGCAAGTTCCCCACCCCGCCGCAGCCGCCCACGCACCCGCACACACCCACCGACCGGAGCACCACGTGACCGACGACCGACCTCACCACGACCTCGCCGGACCCCCCACCGCCCCGCCTCTCATCCTCGGCCCCTCCATCGGCACCTCCCTCGCCGTCTGGGAGCCCCAGCTTCCCGCGCTCACCCGGGCGCACCGCGTGCTGCGCTGGGATCTGCCCGGCCACGGCGGCTCCCCCGCCGCGCTGCTGCCCGCCGACGGCTCCGCCACCATCGACGCGCTCGCCGCCCTCGTGCTGCGGCTCGCCGACGATCAGGGGTGGGAGCGGTTCGCGTACGCGGGCATCTCGATCGGCGGCGCGGTCGGGCTGCACCTTGCCGCCCACCACCCCGACCGGGTCAGCCGCCTCTCCGTCGTCTGCTCCTCGGCCCGCTTCGGGGACCCCGCCGTCTGGCGTGAGCGGGCCGCGCTGGTACGGGCCGAGGGGACGGAGGCGATGGTGGCGAGCCGTCCGGGCACGTGGTTCTCGCACCGCTTCGCCCAATCCCCCGTCGGCGCCGCGCTGATCGAGGATCTGCGCGCCACGGACCGTGCGGGCTACGCCGCCTGCTGCGACGTTCTCGCGGCGTACGACATGACGGCCGACCTGGAGAAGATCACGGCGCCCACCCTCGTCGTGGCCGGTCGCGACGACCCCGCGACCCCGCCCGCGCACGCCCGCCGGATCGCGGACGCGGTGCCCGGTGCGAGCCTGCTGGAGATCGCCGGGGCGGCCCATCTGGCGGGGGTCGAGCGCCCGGAGGCGGTGACGGCGGCCCTGCTGGCGCACCTGGCGCACCTGGCGCACAACGCCGACGCGCCCCACGACGACGCCTCCCGCCACGCCGTCGGGATGGCGGTGCGCCGGGCCGTCCTCGGGGACGCGCATGTGGCTCGCGCGGTGGCCCGGACGACCCCGTTCACCGCCCGCTTCCAGGACTTCATCACCCGCTACGCATGGGGCGAGATCTGGACCGGCGACGGTCTGGACCGGCGGACCCGGAGCTGTATCACCCTCACCGCGCTGATCGCCCACGGCCATGACGCCGAGCTGGCCATGCACATCCGGGCCGCGCTCACCAACGGGCTGACCCGGGAGGAGATCGGCGAGGTGTTGCTGCAGTCGGCGATCTACTGCGGTGTCCCGGCGGCCAACTCGGCCTTCGCCACCGCCCAGCGCGTCTTCGACGAACTCGACGCCGACAACTAGCACGCCCTACCCCGCCCCGCTCCAGCCCACCCCTCACCCCCACGTCGACTCAGCGTCACATTCCGGTACCGAAAAGTGACATCCCTTCGCAATACCTCTGTCGTAATCCGCCTCCATCGTTGATCGTTGGGTCGTACGGAGACCGGGAGTCGTACGGACCGGGAGACGAGGGGGCGCACGCCAATGTCCATGAGCCGCCGAAGGCTGCTGGGTGCTAGCGGAGGGCTGGCCCTGACGGGGGCGTTGGCCTCCGCCTGCGGGTCGAACACCGGGCGGGACGGCGATGACCACGCCGGCCAGCCCGTGATCGAGCAGTGGTACCACCAGTACGGCGAGCCCGGCACCGAACAGGCCGTCAGGCGCTACGCCGATGCGTTCGACCGGGCCAACGTCCAGGTGCAGTGGCGGCCGGGCGCCTACGACCAGCAGACCTCCGCCGCGCTGCTCACGAAGTCCGGCCCGGACGTCTTCGAGGTCAACGGCCCGACGCTGGACCAGATCCAGGGCGGTCAGGTGGTCGACCTCACCGATCTCCTCAGCGAGGCCAAGGACGACTTCAACCCGGCCGTGCTCGCCCCGAAGACGTATCAGGGCAAGATCTGGGCCATTCCGCAGGTCATCGACACCCAGTTGCTCTACTACCGCAGAAGCATGCTGGACGACGCCGGGGTGGAGCCGCCGCGCACCCTCGACGCGCTGATCGACGCGGCGAAGAAGCTCACCACCAGGGACGTCAAGGGGCTCTTCCTGGGCAATGACGGCGGCCCCGGCGTCCTCGGCGGCACCCCGCTCAACGCCGCCGGGCTCACGCTGGTCACCGAGGACGGCAAGGTCGGCTTCGACGACCCGGCCGCCGCCCGGACGCTCGGCAAGCTGCGTCAGCTCTACGCCGAGAAGTCGCTGCTGCTCGGGGCGCCCTCCGACTGGTCGGATCCGGCCGCGTTCACCCAGGGGCTCACCGCCATGCAGTGGTCCGGGCTGTGGGCGCTGCCGCAGGTGAAGAAGGCGCTGGGGGACGACTTCGGGGTGCTGCCGTTCCCCCGGGACGGGGCGCACGGCGCGCCCGCGGTGCCGGTCGGCGCGTACGGGGCGGCGGTCAGCGCCCGGTCCCGGCACAAGGCGGTGGCGAAGGCGTATGTGAAGTGGCTGTGGGTGGAGCGGACCGACTACCAGGAGGACTTCGCGCTCCGCTACGGCTTCCACATCCCCGCCCGGATCTCGCTGGCCACGAAGGCGGCCAAGCTGCGGCAGGGCGCGGCCGGTGAGGCGGTGCGCTACGTCACCGACCACGGCCATGCCGAGCCGCTGCTGTGGACCTCGGCGAGCAGGACGGCCTATCAGGACGCGCTGAGCCGGATCATCAAGGGCGGCGCCGACCCGGACGGCGAGCTGCGGTCGGTGGTCCGCAAGACCAAGGCCGAGCTGCGGCGCGTGCGGAAGAAGAACTGATGCGGGGGCCGCTGACCACCGAACTGACACGCAGGCTGCTGGGCCCGCAGAACCGCCATCTGTGGTTCTGGATATTCGTCGGCCCCTTCGTCCTGGGGCTGACCCTCTTCACCTATGTCCCGCTGGCCTGGAGCGTGTATCTCAGCTTCTTCGACGCGCACAACACCGTCTCGCCCACGGACTTCGTCGGCTTGGACAACTACACGGCGATGCTGGGCGACGACGCGTTCACCGGCAGCCTGGTGACCTTCCTGGTCTTCACGGCGTTCATCGTCCCGGCGACCTATGTGCTCTCGCTCGCGCTCGCGCTGATGGTCAACCGGCTGCGCTGGGCGCAGGCGTTCTTCCGGTCGGTGTTCTTCCTGCCGGTGGCGTGCTCGTATGTGGTGGCGGCGCTGATCTGGAAGATGTCGATCTTCAACGGGGTGCGCTTCGGGCTGGCCAACACCGTGCTGGACTGGTTCGGCGCCGATCAGATCGCCTGGCTGTCGACCACAGACCCGCCCTGGTACTGGCTGGTCATCGTGACCGTACGGCTGTGGCTGCAGGCGGGGTTCTACATGGTGCTGTTCCTCGCCGGGCTGCAGCGCATCTCGCCTCGGCTCTACGAGGCGGCGGCCGTGGACGGGGCGCGGCCGGGGTGGCAGGTGTTCCGGCACATCACCTTTCCGCAGTTACGGGCGACCTCGGTCGCGGTGGTGCTGCTGCTGGTGATCAACGCGTTCCAGGCGTTCGACGAGTTCTACAACCTGCTGTCGGACTCGCGCGGCTATCCGCCCTACGCCCGTCCGCCGCTGGTCTACCTCTACTACACAGCGCTGGGCCAGGGGCAGAACCTGGGCCTGGGCAGTGCGGGCGCGGTGATCCTGGCGCTGATCATCGCCGTGGTGACGGTGGTGCAGGCCCGCTGGTTCGGCCTGGGCCGGAAGGAGGACTGATGCGCACTCCCCGTAGCGCTTCCCCGAGCAATTCCCCGGGCACTCGCCAGAACAATCCCCCGCGCGTTCCCCCGAACACGCGCGATGTCCGGGACGCCCTCGTCGGCGTGGGGCGCGCCGTGCGGCTGGTGCTGCTGCTCGCACTCGCGCTGCTCTTCCTGATCCCCTTCTATCTCCTGGTGCGCAACGGTCTGTCGAGCGAGGCGGACATCACCTCGCCGGAGTGGCGGTTCTTCCCGAGCGAGCTGCACTGGTCCAACATCCGCGAGTTGTTCGACGACCCCAACGTGCCGATGGCGCACGCGCTGCTCAACTCCTCGCTGATCGCGGTCCTCACCACCGTGGGCACCCTGCTGCTGGCCTCGCTCGCCGGATACGGCCTGGCCCGCATCCCGTACGCCTACGCCGATGTGGTCTTCTACTGGATCCTGGGCACCTTGATGGTCCCGGCGGCGGTCACCTTCGTGCCCAGCTTTGTGCTGGTCAGCTCGCTCGGCTGGGTGTCCACCCTGCGCGGTCTTGTGGTGCCGACGCTGTTCAGCGCGGTCGCGGCGTTCATCTTCCGCCAGTACTTCCTTGGGTTTCCGAGGGAGCTGGAGGACGCGGCGCGGGTGGACGGTCTGGGCTACTGGCGTACGTACTGGCAGGTCGTGGTGCCGAACTCCCGGCCGGTCTTCGCGGCGGTCGGCACGATCGTCTTCATCGGCGCCTGGAACTCCTTCCTGTGGCCGCTGGTCATCGGCCAGGACCGGGACGCGTGGACGGTGCAGGTGGCGCTGTCGACGTTCACCACCGCCCAGACCGTCAACATCCATGAGCTGTTCGTGGCGGCGGCGGTGTCGATCGTGCCGCTGCTGGTGGTCTTTCTCGTCCTGCAGCGGCATATCGTCGCGGGCGTCGAGCGCAGCGGCATCGACGACTGAGAGGTCGCGCAGATAGGTGCTGTGGGGGCCTCGGCGGCCCCGCACGGCTGAGCGTGGACACCGTCCGCTTCGGCCGGATCGACACCCCACTCCTGCACTCGCGGCCGGGGCTGGACTCCGACGACGCGATCACCGCCGCCGGGTCGACCACTCCTTTCGGCTGCTTCGGCACCGCCGAGGAAGCCGCCGCCTCGGCCCTTTACAACGGAGCGTCCGTCTGCTGGCATGCCGGGGTCGAGAAGGCGGCGAACGCAGCGTCCAGCAGTTTGCCGAGGTCCTCTTGGCCGTCGCTCGCGCTCCATTGCCCGAGGACGATCCACAAGATTTCGAGCGCCGCCGCTACGCGAACGTTGGCGATGACCGATGACCCGTCGGTCGGGGAGGTTGTCTTCTGCAGTCGGGCGACGATCTCTGGTCGCCATTCAGCCTGCTTCTCGCGGAGGCGTGCGCACAGGGCTGGGGTCTGCTCGATGAGGCCGAGGATCGTCACGAGTTCCTGGACGTCGCGCACGAGGAACCTCACGGCTGACTCCAGGGCGTTGCGCAGCCTGCTCCAGTCGTCCTGGTTGGCCCGCTCGGCATCGAGCGCGTCAGTGATGACGTCACCGACAGGGTCGAAGACGAACAGGACCACGTCTTCCTTGGTGCCGAAGTAGCGCAGGAAGGTGCTCCGCGACACTCCGGCGGCTTCGGAGAGGTCGGCGAAGGTGACCTGGTCAAAGCCGGTGAGGCAGAACCGGTTGAACGCGACGCGGGCCAGCTCTGCTCGCACCGC is from Streptomyces hygroscopicus and encodes:
- a CDS encoding protocatechuate 3,4-dioxygenase; protein product: MALTQSDIDRELAHIRDAYDKARAEGAPAADHPPRDFPPYRSSVLRHPEQPLVAVHGDPETVELHTPVFGHTDITAIDNDLTAQHQGEPLGERITVSGRLLDSRGRPVRGQLIELWQANASGRYAHLRDQHPAPLDPNFTGVGRTLTGDDGSYRFTTIKPGAYPWRNHENAWRPAHLHFSVFGSAFTQRLVTQMYFPGDPLFVHDPILQSVTDPSARGRLVAAYDHALSQPEWSLGYRWDIVLDGPSATWIEEGR
- a CDS encoding protocatechuate 4,5-dioxygenase subunit alpha, with protein sequence MAERLVPEQGLAPAPAQKLAPTPSHTVGPFYGYALPFPDGGEMAPAGHPGAITLHGYVYDGEGAPVPDALIELWQAGPDGSLTAAGGSMRRDPVTGGYLGRNGVDFTGFGRIATDADGHWTARTLPPGAPAAPAAPYISVCVLARGLLHHLFTRVYFPGNAEANAADPLLASLDPARRETLVATAGSLPGTYRFDIRLQGEGETVFLEFR
- a CDS encoding 3-carboxy-cis,cis-muconate cycloisomerase, with protein sequence MGLLSPVRAGSAVETATGDTAFVQAMLDAEAALARVVAPAGAAEAVAGAARVELYDVRDLALRARSGGNPVIPLVADLTAAVAHTDGEAAPYVHRGATSQDIVDTATMLVAARALPLIVADLDRTAAELARLAAAHRDTPMPGRTLTQHAVPTTFGLKAAGWRALVLDARDRLAALRPPAQLGGAAGTLAAFAAGVELLARFAEATGLAEPDLPWHTLRTPVADLGSALAFTVGALGKVAADVLVLSRTEIGEVAEGAGGGSSAMPHKSNPVRATLMAAAARQAPGLAATLLGALAAEDERPGGAWHAEWQPLRELLRLAGGSARDAAELTSGLKVFPDRMADHLRLTGGLIVSERIAAELAEVVGRARAKELLTEASRHVAEGGVGLAEALAGVLPPDRLRELTDPGTYVGAAPALVDRALERDA
- a CDS encoding 3-oxoadipate enol-lactonase, with the translated sequence MTDDRPHHDLAGPPTAPPLILGPSIGTSLAVWEPQLPALTRAHRVLRWDLPGHGGSPAALLPADGSATIDALAALVLRLADDQGWERFAYAGISIGGAVGLHLAAHHPDRVSRLSVVCSSARFGDPAVWRERAALVRAEGTEAMVASRPGTWFSHRFAQSPVGAALIEDLRATDRAGYAACCDVLAAYDMTADLEKITAPTLVVAGRDDPATPPAHARRIADAVPGASLLEIAGAAHLAGVERPEAVTAALLAHLAHLAHNADAPHDDASRHAVGMAVRRAVLGDAHVARAVARTTPFTARFQDFITRYAWGEIWTGDGLDRRTRSCITLTALIAHGHDAELAMHIRAALTNGLTREEIGEVLLQSAIYCGVPAANSAFATAQRVFDELDADN
- a CDS encoding sugar ABC transporter substrate-binding protein gives rise to the protein MSMSRRRLLGASGGLALTGALASACGSNTGRDGDDHAGQPVIEQWYHQYGEPGTEQAVRRYADAFDRANVQVQWRPGAYDQQTSAALLTKSGPDVFEVNGPTLDQIQGGQVVDLTDLLSEAKDDFNPAVLAPKTYQGKIWAIPQVIDTQLLYYRRSMLDDAGVEPPRTLDALIDAAKKLTTRDVKGLFLGNDGGPGVLGGTPLNAAGLTLVTEDGKVGFDDPAAARTLGKLRQLYAEKSLLLGAPSDWSDPAAFTQGLTAMQWSGLWALPQVKKALGDDFGVLPFPRDGAHGAPAVPVGAYGAAVSARSRHKAVAKAYVKWLWVERTDYQEDFALRYGFHIPARISLATKAAKLRQGAAGEAVRYVTDHGHAEPLLWTSASRTAYQDALSRIIKGGADPDGELRSVVRKTKAELRRVRKKN
- a CDS encoding sugar ABC transporter permease; this encodes MRGPLTTELTRRLLGPQNRHLWFWIFVGPFVLGLTLFTYVPLAWSVYLSFFDAHNTVSPTDFVGLDNYTAMLGDDAFTGSLVTFLVFTAFIVPATYVLSLALALMVNRLRWAQAFFRSVFFLPVACSYVVAALIWKMSIFNGVRFGLANTVLDWFGADQIAWLSTTDPPWYWLVIVTVRLWLQAGFYMVLFLAGLQRISPRLYEAAAVDGARPGWQVFRHITFPQLRATSVAVVLLLVINAFQAFDEFYNLLSDSRGYPPYARPPLVYLYYTALGQGQNLGLGSAGAVILALIIAVVTVVQARWFGLGRKED
- a CDS encoding sugar ABC transporter permease: MRTPRSASPSNSPGTRQNNPPRVPPNTRDVRDALVGVGRAVRLVLLLALALLFLIPFYLLVRNGLSSEADITSPEWRFFPSELHWSNIRELFDDPNVPMAHALLNSSLIAVLTTVGTLLLASLAGYGLARIPYAYADVVFYWILGTLMVPAAVTFVPSFVLVSSLGWVSTLRGLVVPTLFSAVAAFIFRQYFLGFPRELEDAARVDGLGYWRTYWQVVVPNSRPVFAAVGTIVFIGAWNSFLWPLVIGQDRDAWTVQVALSTFTTAQTVNIHELFVAAAVSIVPLLVVFLVLQRHIVAGVERSGIDD
- a CDS encoding TetR family transcriptional regulator — encoded protein: MSAAPVGTREISRHAVRAELARVAFNRFCLTGFDQVTFADLSEAAGVSRSTFLRYFGTKEDVVLFVFDPVGDVITDALDAERANQDDWSRLRNALESAVRFLVRDVQELVTILGLIEQTPALCARLREKQAEWRPEIVARLQKTTSPTDGSSVIANVRVAAALEILWIVLGQWSASDGQEDLGKLLDAAFAAFSTPACQQTDAPL